In a genomic window of Salmo trutta chromosome 32, fSalTru1.1, whole genome shotgun sequence:
- the LOC115170537 gene encoding choline transporter-like protein 2 isoform X3 — MELEGEKPKYGEPKKYDPTFKGPIYNRGCTDIVCCILFIICILGYVAVGILAWSQGDPRKVIYPTDSRGQFCGQAGTPLETKPLLFYFNIMKCASPMVLLEFQCPTTQMCVEKCPDKFMTLLKAYANKEDFKYYKNFCKEGLEGLTVTQILSSGLCPAMLTPSKPFTRRCFPALGQKKGGEITVGNNSKFDDGEGNIRDAKDLVAGVKNATVVIEARQVAMKIFEDYTQSWYWIIIGLVIAMLISLLFIVLLRFLAGIMVWVMIVMVILVIGYGIFHCSMEYVSLKSEAGSNVTLKDLGFQTDFSVYLHIRQTWLAFIIILAIVEVIIILLLIFLRNRILIAIALIKEASRAIGYVMSALFYPLFTFALLSIVIAYWAVTAVFLSTSNQPIYKVFNETACDHSRKICEPANFSTSSMKAECPDSKCLFAFYGGETVYHKYLIGLQFYNVFLFFWCANFVTALGQMTLAGAFASYYWALVKPDDMPAFPIFSSLGRSLRYHTGSLAFGSLILSIIQIIRVLLEYIDHKLQGTQNKCTKFLLCCLKCCFWCLEKFIKFINRNAYIMVAIYGKNFCTSAKDAFFLLMRNMIRVAVLDKVTDFLLFLGKLLIVGLVGIFAFFFFSGRVKAFENTAPNLHYYWVPILTVVVGSYLIAHGFFSVYAMCVDTLFLCFLEDLERNDGSAERPYLMSDRLLRVLNKKNKPEPAE; from the exons GTGAACCAAAAAAGTATGACCCCACCTTCAAAGGCCCCATCTATAACAG GGGCTGCACTGACATTGTATGCTGCATCCTCTTCATTATTTGCATACTGGGCTATGTTGCAGTGGGAATTCTTG cctggtcccagggaGACCCCAGGAAGGTGATCTACCCCACAGACAGCAGAGGACAGTTCTGTGGGCAGGCAGGCACTCCTCTGGA gaCGAAGCCCCTGCTGTTCTACTTCAACATCATGAAGTGTGCCAGTCCCATGGTGCTGCTGGAGTTCCAATGCCCAACCACACAG ATGTGTGTGGAGAAATGCCCTGATAAGTTCATGACGCTCCTGAAGGCCTACGCCAATAAAGAGGACTTTAAGTATTATAAGAACTTCTGCAAGGAGGGTCTAGAGGGGCTG ACTGTAACACAGATCCTGAGTTCTGGCCTGTGTCCTGCCATGCTGACGCCAAGTAAACCCT tCACCCGTAGGTGCTTCCCTGCCCTGGGCCAGAAGAAGGGAGGGGAGATCACTGTGGGAAATAACTCCAAGTTTGATGACGGGGAGGGGAACATTAGAGATGCCAAAGATCTGGTGGCGGGGGTCAA GAATGCCACAGTGGTCATTGAAGCTCGACAAGTGGCCATGAAGATCTTTGAGGATTACACCCAGTCCTGGTACTGGATCATAAT AGGGTTGGTGATTGCCATGCTCATCAGTCTCCTCTTCATCGTCCTCCTGCGCTTCCTGGCCGGGATCATGGTGTGGGTCATGATCGTCATGGTGATTCTGGTCATTGGATACG GCATCTTCCACTGCTCCATGGAGTATGTTAGCCTGAAATCAGAGGCAGGCTCTAATGTCACTCTAAAGGACCTGGGCTTCCAGACAGACTTCTCTGTGTACCTGCATATCAGACAGACCTGGCTGGCCTTCA TTATTATTCTGGCCATTGTGGAGGTCATCATCATTTTGCTGCTCATCTTCCTCAGGAATAGAATCCTCATCGCTATCGCTCTCATCAAAGAAGCCAGCAG GGCCATTGGGTATGTGATGTCAGCCCTGTTTTACCCCTTGTTCACCTTTGCCCTCTTATCCATTGTCATCGCCTACTGGGCCGTCACCGCTGT GTTCCTGTCCACCTCCAATCAGCCCATCTATAAGGTGTTCAATGAGACAGCCTGCGATCACTCAAGGAAAATCTGCGAGCCAGCT AACTTCAGCACCTCCAGTATGAAGGCGGAGTGCCCAGACTCTAAGTGTCTGTTTGCCTTCTACGGTGGAGAGACGGTCTACCACAAGTACCTGATTGGCCTGCAGTTCTACAACGTCTTCCTGTTCTTCTGGTGTGCCAACTTTGTGACAGCGCTGGGTCAGATGACCCTGGCTGGGGCCTTTGCCTCCTACTACTGGGCCTTGGTCAAGCCTGACGACATGCCTGCCTTCCCCATCTTCTCATCCCTTGGCAGATCACTCAG GTATCACACAGGTTCCCTGGCGTTTGgctctctcatcctctccatcatccagATCATCAGGGTTCTGTTGGAGTACATCGACCACAAGCTCCAAG GAACCCAAAATAAGTGCACGAAGTTCCTACTGTGCTGTCTCAAGTGCTGCTTCTGGTGCTTGGAGAAATTCATCAAGTTCATCAACAGAAATGCCTATATTATG GTGGCGATATATGGCAAGAACTTCTGCACGTCTGCCAAAGATGCCTTCTTCCTCCTTATGAGGAACATGATCAG GGTAGCCGTCTTGGACAAGGTGACAGACTTCCTGTTGTTCCTGGGCAAACTCCTCATCGTGGGGCTTGTGG GAATCTTTgcgttcttcttcttctctgggaGGGTGAAGGCCTTTGAGAACACAGCCCCCAACCTCCACTACTACTGGGTTCCCATCCTG ACGGTGGTGGTTGGTTCCTACCTTATTGCCCACGGCTTCTTCAGCGTGTATGCCATGTGTGTGGACACACTCTTCCTCTGCTTCT TGGAGGACCTGGAGAGGAACGATGGCAGTGCGGAGAGACCCTACCTGATGTCTGACCGCCTCCTCAGAGTCCTGAATAAGAAGAACAAGCCTGAACCAGCAGAGTAG
- the LOC115170537 gene encoding choline transporter-like protein 2 isoform X4, translating to MPEQPYYGKNGEPKKYDPTFKGPIYNRGCTDIVCCILFIICILGYVAVGILAWSQGDPRKVIYPTDSRGQFCGQAGTPLETKPLLFYFNIMKCASPMVLLEFQCPTTQMCVEKCPDKFMTLLKAYANKEDFKYYKNFCKEGLEGLTVTQILSSGLCPAMLTPSKPFTRRCFPALGQKKGGEITVGNNSKFDDGEGNIRDAKDLVAGVKNATVVIEARQVAMKIFEDYTQSWYWIIIGLVIAMLISLLFIVLLRFLAGIMVWVMIVMVILVIGYGIFHCSMEYVSLKSEAGSNVTLKDLGFQTDFSVYLHIRQTWLAFIIILAIVEVIIILLLIFLRNRILIAIALIKEASRAIGYVMSALFYPLFTFALLSIVIAYWAVTAVFLSTSNQPIYKVFNETACDHSRKICEPANFSTSSMKAECPDSKCLFAFYGGETVYHKYLIGLQFYNVFLFFWCANFVTALGQMTLAGAFASYYWALVKPDDMPAFPIFSSLGRSLRYHTGSLAFGSLILSIIQIIRVLLEYIDHKLQGTQNKCTKFLLCCLKCCFWCLEKFIKFINRNAYIMVAIYGKNFCTSAKDAFFLLMRNMIRVAVLDKVTDFLLFLGKLLIVGLVGIFAFFFFSGRVKAFENTAPNLHYYWVPILTVVVGSYLIAHGFFSVYAMCVDTLFLCFLEDLERNDGSAERPYLMSDRLLRVLNKKNKPEPAE from the exons ATGCCTGAGCAACCCTATTACGGAAAGAATG GTGAACCAAAAAAGTATGACCCCACCTTCAAAGGCCCCATCTATAACAG GGGCTGCACTGACATTGTATGCTGCATCCTCTTCATTATTTGCATACTGGGCTATGTTGCAGTGGGAATTCTTG cctggtcccagggaGACCCCAGGAAGGTGATCTACCCCACAGACAGCAGAGGACAGTTCTGTGGGCAGGCAGGCACTCCTCTGGA gaCGAAGCCCCTGCTGTTCTACTTCAACATCATGAAGTGTGCCAGTCCCATGGTGCTGCTGGAGTTCCAATGCCCAACCACACAG ATGTGTGTGGAGAAATGCCCTGATAAGTTCATGACGCTCCTGAAGGCCTACGCCAATAAAGAGGACTTTAAGTATTATAAGAACTTCTGCAAGGAGGGTCTAGAGGGGCTG ACTGTAACACAGATCCTGAGTTCTGGCCTGTGTCCTGCCATGCTGACGCCAAGTAAACCCT tCACCCGTAGGTGCTTCCCTGCCCTGGGCCAGAAGAAGGGAGGGGAGATCACTGTGGGAAATAACTCCAAGTTTGATGACGGGGAGGGGAACATTAGAGATGCCAAAGATCTGGTGGCGGGGGTCAA GAATGCCACAGTGGTCATTGAAGCTCGACAAGTGGCCATGAAGATCTTTGAGGATTACACCCAGTCCTGGTACTGGATCATAAT AGGGTTGGTGATTGCCATGCTCATCAGTCTCCTCTTCATCGTCCTCCTGCGCTTCCTGGCCGGGATCATGGTGTGGGTCATGATCGTCATGGTGATTCTGGTCATTGGATACG GCATCTTCCACTGCTCCATGGAGTATGTTAGCCTGAAATCAGAGGCAGGCTCTAATGTCACTCTAAAGGACCTGGGCTTCCAGACAGACTTCTCTGTGTACCTGCATATCAGACAGACCTGGCTGGCCTTCA TTATTATTCTGGCCATTGTGGAGGTCATCATCATTTTGCTGCTCATCTTCCTCAGGAATAGAATCCTCATCGCTATCGCTCTCATCAAAGAAGCCAGCAG GGCCATTGGGTATGTGATGTCAGCCCTGTTTTACCCCTTGTTCACCTTTGCCCTCTTATCCATTGTCATCGCCTACTGGGCCGTCACCGCTGT GTTCCTGTCCACCTCCAATCAGCCCATCTATAAGGTGTTCAATGAGACAGCCTGCGATCACTCAAGGAAAATCTGCGAGCCAGCT AACTTCAGCACCTCCAGTATGAAGGCGGAGTGCCCAGACTCTAAGTGTCTGTTTGCCTTCTACGGTGGAGAGACGGTCTACCACAAGTACCTGATTGGCCTGCAGTTCTACAACGTCTTCCTGTTCTTCTGGTGTGCCAACTTTGTGACAGCGCTGGGTCAGATGACCCTGGCTGGGGCCTTTGCCTCCTACTACTGGGCCTTGGTCAAGCCTGACGACATGCCTGCCTTCCCCATCTTCTCATCCCTTGGCAGATCACTCAG GTATCACACAGGTTCCCTGGCGTTTGgctctctcatcctctccatcatccagATCATCAGGGTTCTGTTGGAGTACATCGACCACAAGCTCCAAG GAACCCAAAATAAGTGCACGAAGTTCCTACTGTGCTGTCTCAAGTGCTGCTTCTGGTGCTTGGAGAAATTCATCAAGTTCATCAACAGAAATGCCTATATTATG GTGGCGATATATGGCAAGAACTTCTGCACGTCTGCCAAAGATGCCTTCTTCCTCCTTATGAGGAACATGATCAG GGTAGCCGTCTTGGACAAGGTGACAGACTTCCTGTTGTTCCTGGGCAAACTCCTCATCGTGGGGCTTGTGG GAATCTTTgcgttcttcttcttctctgggaGGGTGAAGGCCTTTGAGAACACAGCCCCCAACCTCCACTACTACTGGGTTCCCATCCTG ACGGTGGTGGTTGGTTCCTACCTTATTGCCCACGGCTTCTTCAGCGTGTATGCCATGTGTGTGGACACACTCTTCCTCTGCTTCT TGGAGGACCTGGAGAGGAACGATGGCAGTGCGGAGAGACCCTACCTGATGTCTGACCGCCTCCTCAGAGTCCTGAATAAGAAGAACAAGCCTGAACCAGCAGAGTAG
- the LOC115170537 gene encoding choline transporter-like protein 2 isoform X1 — protein sequence MELEGEKPKYGEPKKYDPTFKGPIYNRGCTDIVCCILFIICILGYVAVGILAWSQGDPRKVIYPTDSRGQFCGQAGTPLETKPLLFYFNIMKCASPMVLLEFQCPTTQMCVEKCPDKFMTLLKAYANKEDFKYYKNFCKEGLEGLTVTQILSSGLCPAMLTPSKPFTRRCFPALGQKKGGEITVGNNSKFDDGEGNIRDAKDLVAGVKNATVVIEARQVAMKIFEDYTQSWYWIIIGLVIAMLISLLFIVLLRFLAGIMVWVMIVMVILVIGYGIFHCSMEYVSLKSEAGSNVTLKDLGFQTDFSVYLHIRQTWLAFIIILAIVEVIIILLLIFLRNRILIAIALIKEASRAIGYVMSALFYPLFTFALLSIVIAYWAVTAVFLSTSNQPIYKVFNETACDHSRKICEPANFSTSSMKAECPDSKCLFAFYGGETVYHKYLIGLQFYNVFLFFWCANFVTALGQMTLAGAFASYYWALVKPDDMPAFPIFSSLGRSLRYHTGSLAFGSLILSIIQIIRVLLEYIDHKLQGTQNKCTKFLLCCLKCCFWCLEKFIKFINRNAYIMVAIYGKNFCTSAKDAFFLLMRNMIRVAVLDKVTDFLLFLGKLLIVGLVGIFAFFFFSGRVKAFENTAPNLHYYWVPILTVVVGSYLIAHGFFSVYAMCVDTLFLCFCEDLERNDGSLARPYYMSASLHDILSENKAVEVTEEPTQSSLHQPDDQDVQLKQ from the exons GTGAACCAAAAAAGTATGACCCCACCTTCAAAGGCCCCATCTATAACAG GGGCTGCACTGACATTGTATGCTGCATCCTCTTCATTATTTGCATACTGGGCTATGTTGCAGTGGGAATTCTTG cctggtcccagggaGACCCCAGGAAGGTGATCTACCCCACAGACAGCAGAGGACAGTTCTGTGGGCAGGCAGGCACTCCTCTGGA gaCGAAGCCCCTGCTGTTCTACTTCAACATCATGAAGTGTGCCAGTCCCATGGTGCTGCTGGAGTTCCAATGCCCAACCACACAG ATGTGTGTGGAGAAATGCCCTGATAAGTTCATGACGCTCCTGAAGGCCTACGCCAATAAAGAGGACTTTAAGTATTATAAGAACTTCTGCAAGGAGGGTCTAGAGGGGCTG ACTGTAACACAGATCCTGAGTTCTGGCCTGTGTCCTGCCATGCTGACGCCAAGTAAACCCT tCACCCGTAGGTGCTTCCCTGCCCTGGGCCAGAAGAAGGGAGGGGAGATCACTGTGGGAAATAACTCCAAGTTTGATGACGGGGAGGGGAACATTAGAGATGCCAAAGATCTGGTGGCGGGGGTCAA GAATGCCACAGTGGTCATTGAAGCTCGACAAGTGGCCATGAAGATCTTTGAGGATTACACCCAGTCCTGGTACTGGATCATAAT AGGGTTGGTGATTGCCATGCTCATCAGTCTCCTCTTCATCGTCCTCCTGCGCTTCCTGGCCGGGATCATGGTGTGGGTCATGATCGTCATGGTGATTCTGGTCATTGGATACG GCATCTTCCACTGCTCCATGGAGTATGTTAGCCTGAAATCAGAGGCAGGCTCTAATGTCACTCTAAAGGACCTGGGCTTCCAGACAGACTTCTCTGTGTACCTGCATATCAGACAGACCTGGCTGGCCTTCA TTATTATTCTGGCCATTGTGGAGGTCATCATCATTTTGCTGCTCATCTTCCTCAGGAATAGAATCCTCATCGCTATCGCTCTCATCAAAGAAGCCAGCAG GGCCATTGGGTATGTGATGTCAGCCCTGTTTTACCCCTTGTTCACCTTTGCCCTCTTATCCATTGTCATCGCCTACTGGGCCGTCACCGCTGT GTTCCTGTCCACCTCCAATCAGCCCATCTATAAGGTGTTCAATGAGACAGCCTGCGATCACTCAAGGAAAATCTGCGAGCCAGCT AACTTCAGCACCTCCAGTATGAAGGCGGAGTGCCCAGACTCTAAGTGTCTGTTTGCCTTCTACGGTGGAGAGACGGTCTACCACAAGTACCTGATTGGCCTGCAGTTCTACAACGTCTTCCTGTTCTTCTGGTGTGCCAACTTTGTGACAGCGCTGGGTCAGATGACCCTGGCTGGGGCCTTTGCCTCCTACTACTGGGCCTTGGTCAAGCCTGACGACATGCCTGCCTTCCCCATCTTCTCATCCCTTGGCAGATCACTCAG GTATCACACAGGTTCCCTGGCGTTTGgctctctcatcctctccatcatccagATCATCAGGGTTCTGTTGGAGTACATCGACCACAAGCTCCAAG GAACCCAAAATAAGTGCACGAAGTTCCTACTGTGCTGTCTCAAGTGCTGCTTCTGGTGCTTGGAGAAATTCATCAAGTTCATCAACAGAAATGCCTATATTATG GTGGCGATATATGGCAAGAACTTCTGCACGTCTGCCAAAGATGCCTTCTTCCTCCTTATGAGGAACATGATCAG GGTAGCCGTCTTGGACAAGGTGACAGACTTCCTGTTGTTCCTGGGCAAACTCCTCATCGTGGGGCTTGTGG GAATCTTTgcgttcttcttcttctctgggaGGGTGAAGGCCTTTGAGAACACAGCCCCCAACCTCCACTACTACTGGGTTCCCATCCTG ACGGTGGTGGTTGGTTCCTACCTTATTGCCCACGGCTTCTTCAGCGTGTATGCCATGTGTGTGGACACACTCTTCCTCTGCTTCT gCGAAGACCTGGAGAGAAATGATGGCTCTCTGGCAAGACCGTATTACATGTCAGCTTCGCTCCATGACATTCTGTCAGAGAACAAGGCTGTGGAGGTGACAGAGGAGCCAACCCAGTCCTCGCTACATCAGCCAGACGACCAAGATGTCCAGCTGAAACAATAG
- the LOC115170537 gene encoding choline transporter-like protein 2 isoform X2, translating to MPEQPYYGKNGEPKKYDPTFKGPIYNRGCTDIVCCILFIICILGYVAVGILAWSQGDPRKVIYPTDSRGQFCGQAGTPLETKPLLFYFNIMKCASPMVLLEFQCPTTQMCVEKCPDKFMTLLKAYANKEDFKYYKNFCKEGLEGLTVTQILSSGLCPAMLTPSKPFTRRCFPALGQKKGGEITVGNNSKFDDGEGNIRDAKDLVAGVKNATVVIEARQVAMKIFEDYTQSWYWIIIGLVIAMLISLLFIVLLRFLAGIMVWVMIVMVILVIGYGIFHCSMEYVSLKSEAGSNVTLKDLGFQTDFSVYLHIRQTWLAFIIILAIVEVIIILLLIFLRNRILIAIALIKEASRAIGYVMSALFYPLFTFALLSIVIAYWAVTAVFLSTSNQPIYKVFNETACDHSRKICEPANFSTSSMKAECPDSKCLFAFYGGETVYHKYLIGLQFYNVFLFFWCANFVTALGQMTLAGAFASYYWALVKPDDMPAFPIFSSLGRSLRYHTGSLAFGSLILSIIQIIRVLLEYIDHKLQGTQNKCTKFLLCCLKCCFWCLEKFIKFINRNAYIMVAIYGKNFCTSAKDAFFLLMRNMIRVAVLDKVTDFLLFLGKLLIVGLVGIFAFFFFSGRVKAFENTAPNLHYYWVPILTVVVGSYLIAHGFFSVYAMCVDTLFLCFCEDLERNDGSLARPYYMSASLHDILSENKAVEVTEEPTQSSLHQPDDQDVQLKQ from the exons ATGCCTGAGCAACCCTATTACGGAAAGAATG GTGAACCAAAAAAGTATGACCCCACCTTCAAAGGCCCCATCTATAACAG GGGCTGCACTGACATTGTATGCTGCATCCTCTTCATTATTTGCATACTGGGCTATGTTGCAGTGGGAATTCTTG cctggtcccagggaGACCCCAGGAAGGTGATCTACCCCACAGACAGCAGAGGACAGTTCTGTGGGCAGGCAGGCACTCCTCTGGA gaCGAAGCCCCTGCTGTTCTACTTCAACATCATGAAGTGTGCCAGTCCCATGGTGCTGCTGGAGTTCCAATGCCCAACCACACAG ATGTGTGTGGAGAAATGCCCTGATAAGTTCATGACGCTCCTGAAGGCCTACGCCAATAAAGAGGACTTTAAGTATTATAAGAACTTCTGCAAGGAGGGTCTAGAGGGGCTG ACTGTAACACAGATCCTGAGTTCTGGCCTGTGTCCTGCCATGCTGACGCCAAGTAAACCCT tCACCCGTAGGTGCTTCCCTGCCCTGGGCCAGAAGAAGGGAGGGGAGATCACTGTGGGAAATAACTCCAAGTTTGATGACGGGGAGGGGAACATTAGAGATGCCAAAGATCTGGTGGCGGGGGTCAA GAATGCCACAGTGGTCATTGAAGCTCGACAAGTGGCCATGAAGATCTTTGAGGATTACACCCAGTCCTGGTACTGGATCATAAT AGGGTTGGTGATTGCCATGCTCATCAGTCTCCTCTTCATCGTCCTCCTGCGCTTCCTGGCCGGGATCATGGTGTGGGTCATGATCGTCATGGTGATTCTGGTCATTGGATACG GCATCTTCCACTGCTCCATGGAGTATGTTAGCCTGAAATCAGAGGCAGGCTCTAATGTCACTCTAAAGGACCTGGGCTTCCAGACAGACTTCTCTGTGTACCTGCATATCAGACAGACCTGGCTGGCCTTCA TTATTATTCTGGCCATTGTGGAGGTCATCATCATTTTGCTGCTCATCTTCCTCAGGAATAGAATCCTCATCGCTATCGCTCTCATCAAAGAAGCCAGCAG GGCCATTGGGTATGTGATGTCAGCCCTGTTTTACCCCTTGTTCACCTTTGCCCTCTTATCCATTGTCATCGCCTACTGGGCCGTCACCGCTGT GTTCCTGTCCACCTCCAATCAGCCCATCTATAAGGTGTTCAATGAGACAGCCTGCGATCACTCAAGGAAAATCTGCGAGCCAGCT AACTTCAGCACCTCCAGTATGAAGGCGGAGTGCCCAGACTCTAAGTGTCTGTTTGCCTTCTACGGTGGAGAGACGGTCTACCACAAGTACCTGATTGGCCTGCAGTTCTACAACGTCTTCCTGTTCTTCTGGTGTGCCAACTTTGTGACAGCGCTGGGTCAGATGACCCTGGCTGGGGCCTTTGCCTCCTACTACTGGGCCTTGGTCAAGCCTGACGACATGCCTGCCTTCCCCATCTTCTCATCCCTTGGCAGATCACTCAG GTATCACACAGGTTCCCTGGCGTTTGgctctctcatcctctccatcatccagATCATCAGGGTTCTGTTGGAGTACATCGACCACAAGCTCCAAG GAACCCAAAATAAGTGCACGAAGTTCCTACTGTGCTGTCTCAAGTGCTGCTTCTGGTGCTTGGAGAAATTCATCAAGTTCATCAACAGAAATGCCTATATTATG GTGGCGATATATGGCAAGAACTTCTGCACGTCTGCCAAAGATGCCTTCTTCCTCCTTATGAGGAACATGATCAG GGTAGCCGTCTTGGACAAGGTGACAGACTTCCTGTTGTTCCTGGGCAAACTCCTCATCGTGGGGCTTGTGG GAATCTTTgcgttcttcttcttctctgggaGGGTGAAGGCCTTTGAGAACACAGCCCCCAACCTCCACTACTACTGGGTTCCCATCCTG ACGGTGGTGGTTGGTTCCTACCTTATTGCCCACGGCTTCTTCAGCGTGTATGCCATGTGTGTGGACACACTCTTCCTCTGCTTCT gCGAAGACCTGGAGAGAAATGATGGCTCTCTGGCAAGACCGTATTACATGTCAGCTTCGCTCCATGACATTCTGTCAGAGAACAAGGCTGTGGAGGTGACAGAGGAGCCAACCCAGTCCTCGCTACATCAGCCAGACGACCAAGATGTCCAGCTGAAACAATAG